Below is a genomic region from Pseudomonas frederiksbergensis.
CTGCAACTTCCGGCGGCAGTACCGCCTCAGCCCCCACCAGACGCATTTCACCGGCAGTTTCTCGGTAGCAGCCCCAATAGACTTCATCCATCCGCGCATCGATGGCCGCCGCAACCTGATGTGCACCGTGCTCACGCAATGCGCGCTGCGCCAGCACCGCCAGGTTGGACACCGGCAGCACCGGACGATCCAGCGCAAACGCCAGGCCTTGAACCACGCCGATGGCAATTCGCACGCCAGTGAACGCACCCGGGCCGCGACCAAAGGCAATCGCGTCGACCGCCTGCAAGGTGGTGCCCGCGTCGGCCAGCAACTGCTGGATCATCGGCAGCAACTTCTGCGCATGCAGGCGCGGGATCACCTCGTAATGACTCGTAACCTTGCCGTCATGCAGCAAGGCAACGGAGCAAGCTTCAGTCGCGGTGTCCAGGGCCAGCAAGGTGCTCATCGATGTTTCCGTAAAGAGAAGTGGAAAAAGTGCGCCAGTATAAACAACAACGGCCCGCAAGCGGGCCGTTGAACGTAAAGCCAATCAGCTTTCTCAGCTCAGCGCTTCAAGCACCTTGCCGGTGATCGCTTCTACGGAGCCAACGCCTGCGATGTGGCTGTAAACCGGCTTGCCTTTAGCAACCGACAGCTGCTGGTAGAAATCCACCAGCGGCTTGGTCTGGGAGTGGTAGACCGACAGACGATGACGCACGGTTTCTTCGGTGTCGTCTTTACGCTGCACCAGCGCTTCACCGGTGATGTCGTCCTTGCCCGCGACTTTCGGCGGGTTGTACACGGTGTGGTAAACGCGGCCGCTGGCTTCGTGTACACGACGACCGGCGATACGCTGAACGATTTCTTCGTCATCGACGGCGATTTCAACCACATGGTCCAGTTCTACACCGGCATCGACCAAGGCTTCAGCCTGAGGGATGGTGCGCGGAAAACCGTCGAACAGAAAACCGTTGGCGCAATCAGCCTGAGCGATACGATCCTTGACCAACGCGATGATCAGGTCGTCGGAAACCAGACCGCCCGCATCCATGATGCCCTTGGCCTTGATGCCCAGCTCGGTGCCAGCCTTGACTGCAGCACGCAGCATGTCGCCAGTGGAGATCTGTGGAATAGCAAATTTTTCAGTGATGAACTGAGCCTGAGTACCTTTACCGGCCCCGGGAGCTCCCAGCAGAATGACGCGCATCGATGTGCTCCTCAATTTCTTATTTAGATAACGATCGGATTTGCCGCGTGGGGCCAATCTCAAAAATAGGGTCGTGGGCCGCCCAAACGGCCAAAGGCTGATCAAGATACACAGCAGGCCCTGACCACACAAGCCGCCGAAAGTCGGAGCAACCCGTGCCTGTTACACCCTGGCGACGAGGCGATCCAAGTCGCCCCCCCATAACAAAGTGTCGCCTGACAACCGCGACCGCCCCCTGCGGACCGGTCGCTTGTCACAGTAAAGCGGCCTGCGACACCCCGCAAATACCTTAGCCGGTATTGCGCAAACCGGCGGCAATCCCCGCCACAGACACCAGCAACGCCTGTTCCACCGGGCTGCCCTGCGCCACTTCCGGCTGCCGCGAGCGGGCCAACAGTTCAGCCTGCAATAGATGTAGCGGGTCGAGGTAGGTGTTGCGCAAACGGATGAACTCCAGGGTGTCGGGGCTATGGGCCAGCAGTTGCGACTGACCAGTCAAGCCCAGGACCACCGAACACGCCTGCGACAATAGGTCGCGTAAATGCACCCCCAAAGGTAATAAATCAGGCGTAACCAATCGCTCGTCGTAGGACTGGGCTATGTCCGCGTCAGCCTTGGCCAGCACCATCTCCAGCATGTCGATGCGCGTGCGGAAGAACGGCCACTGCTCACGCATCTGCGCCAGCAACTCACCCTCACCCCGCGCCAAGGCGTTGCTCAACGCCGCTTCCCAGCCGAGCCAGGCCGGCAGCATCAGGCGGGTCTGGGTCCAGCCGAAAATCCACGGAATCGCCCGCAGGCTTTCGATCCCGCCAGCACGACGCTTGGCCGGACGGCTGCCGAGCGGCAGACGCCCCAGCTCCTGCTCAGGTGTGGATTGACGGAAATACTCGACGAACTGCGGATTCTCCCGCACCACGGCGCGATAAGCGCTGACGCCATCAGCCGCCAATTCGTCCATCAAGCTACGCCACGCCGGTTCCGGCGGCGGAGGCGGCAACAGCGTTGCTTCCAGCACCGCGGCCAGGTACAGGTTGAGGTTCTGTTCGGCGATGTCCGGCAGACCGAACTTGAAACGAATCATTTCCCCCTGCTCGGTGGTGCGGAAACGCCCGGCCACCGATCCCGGAGGCTGCGACAGAATCGCCGCGTGCGCCGGGCCACCGCCACGGCCCACGGTGCCGCCGCGACCATGGAACAACAGCAGTTCGACTTGCTGCTCGCGGCAGATATCCACCAAGCGCTCCTGCGCCCGATACTGCGCCCAGGCCGCCGCTGTCGTGCCGGCGTCCTTGGCCGAGTCGGAATAGCCGATCATCACTTCCTGCGGGCCCTGCAAACGCGAGCGGTAACCCGGCAGCAGCAACAGCTTCTCGATCACCGGTCCGGCGTTGTCCAGGTCGGCGAGGGTTTCGAACAGCGGCACCACGCGCATCGGCCGCAGCACGCCGGCCTCTTTAAGCAGCAACTGCACGGCGAGTACGTCCGAAGCGGCGCCCGCCATGGAGATCACATAAGAGCCCAGCGACGCCGCCGGCGCCGCGGCGATTTCGCGACAGGTCGCCAGGACTTCGGCGGTGTCGGCCGAAGGTTTGAAATAGGCCGGCAACAGTGGCCGACGATTGTTCAGCTCGCCCATCAGGAAGCGAATACGCGCTTCCTCGTCCCAGTCTTCATAGCGACCGAGCCCGAGATAGTCGGTGATTTCGGTCATCGCCGACGCATGCCGCGACGAGTCCTGGCGCACATCCAGGCGCACCAGGAACAGGCCGAAGGTCACCGCCCGACGCAGGCAATCGAGCAACGGACCGTCGGCGATCACGCCCATGCCGCATTCATGCAGCGACTGATAGCAGAGCTCCAGCGGATCGAGCAGCTCGCGGTTGTGTTGCAGCACCTCGGCCGATGCCGCAGTGGTCTCGGTCAGGGAGGCCTGCGCCCAGTGACGGGTCGCACGCAGGCGCTCGCGCAGTTGTTTGAGCACGGCACGGTAAGGTTCGGCGCTGTCCCCGGCCTGGGTCCGCAACTCGGTGCTGGCCTGCTGCATCGACAAATCGGCGGCCAACTGATCGACATCGCGCAGGTAAAGGTCAGCCGCCATCCAGCGCGCCAGCAGCAGGACTTCACGGGTCACCGCAGCAGTGACGTTCGGGTTGCCGTCACGGTCGCCGCCCATCCACGAGGCGAAACGAATCGGCGCCGCCTCCAGCGGTAAACGCAGGCCGGTAGCGGCATGCAGGGCCTGATCGGCCTTGCGCAGGTAGTTGGGGATCGCCTGCCACAGCGAATGCTCGATCACCGCAAAGCCCCACTTGGCTTCATCGACCGGGGTTGGCCGGGTCCGGCGGATTTCTTCGGTGTGCCAGGCTTCGGCGATCAAGCGTTGCAAACGCTGCTGGATCTGCTCGCGCTCGACGGTCGTCAGGTCGCGGTGATCCTGCGCTGCCAGTTGCGCGGCGATGGCGTCGTACTTCTGGATCAAGGTCCGGCGGGCGACTTCAGTCGGGTGCGCCGTCAGCACCAGTTCGATCTCCAGCCGCCCCAGTTGTCGCGCCAGCGCGTCGCTGCCATGCCCTTCGGCACGCAGGCGGGCCAGCAGTTCGGGCAGCACCCGCGCCTCGAACGGTGCCGGCTGGGATTCTTCACGGCGGTGAATCAACTGATATTGCTCGGCGATGTTCGCAAGATTCAGGAACTGGTTGAATGCTCGCGCTACTGGCAGCAGTTCATCTTCAGTCAACTGGTTGAGGCTGGCGCGCAGTTCGGCGTCCGTCGAGCCACGTCGGTCAGCCTTGGCGCCTTTGCGGATCAGCTCGATCTTGTCGAGAAAACCATCCCCGTACTGCTCACGAATAGTGTTGCCCAACAACTCACCCAGCAGGTGAACATCCTCGCGCAAGCGTGCATCGATATCAGTCATCAGCAGTTCTCCAGCGAATGGCAGTCGACCCCAAGAGTGCCGTCCGCAGCGGGTTCTTACAAGCCGGGCGACGAATCGACTTTAAAGCTAGTCTCATAGATAAGCCGTACAAAGGCTTGCCACCGGCCACGGCCGGACACTCATCACACCCTGCCACGAGCAGGTGCATAGTGAGGTCATCATGAAAATCCGTGAGTTAGCCCAGCATTGGGAAGAAACCGCCACAGGCCGTTTGACCAAGACCGGCTACACCATTCACCTGGACGTCGAAGCCGCGGCGCGGTTGGCGGCGATTACCGAGATGTACCCCAAACGCCACCCAGAAGAACTGCTGGGCGAACTGATCGGTGCGGCCCTGGAAGAGCTCGAAGCGAGCTTTCCCTACATCAAGGGGCAACATGTGGTCGCGACCGATGAGGAAGGTGACCCGCTCTACGAAGACGTCGGCCCGACACCGCGTTTTCTCGAATTGTCGCGGCGACATTTACACGATTTATCGGCTCAGAGCGGCAAGCAAAAACACTGAGACAGCCTGTAAAGCAAAAGCCCCGCCTGATCTGATCAGGCGGGGCTTTTGCATGTTGAAAATCAATGGATCGTAGCCTTCGGCAGCGCCTACGGGGGACCGGGCTTTGGCATGTTGAAAATCAACGGATCGCAACGGGCTTACGTAGGAGCTGCCGCAGGCTGCGATCTTTGGGGCCGGCAGTGTTTACTGTTCCAGCTGTGGCGTTTCCTGCCCCATGCAGCGCACGGCTTTCTTCTTGTTGTTGACCAGCACGCCGGTCAGGCCTTTCTGTTCGGTGTCGAACAACACCAGCACGCCATCGACGCACTGGGCGACTTCCGCGGCCGGCTCCAGGGAGACTTTATAGTCTTCGCCCGGTACGGTCTTGAGCATGGTGAAGTCGTTGAGCAGCAGTGCATCTTCGGGTTTTGCGAAGTGCAGGTAACCGTAGAACCACAGGGCCCCGACGGTGCCGAGGATGCTGCAGATACCGGTGATGATCAGCGGGATGGCGTTACGTTCTTCACTCATTGCGGGCTCTCTGGAGGTTCAACTTCTGAATTCGGGGGTGCCGGGTAATTGGACGTTTCGCCCAGGCGGCGCAGACCGTTGAAGTGCTGCGGGTCTTCGAGGTAGCGCAGCATGACTTTGCGCCAGACCGGGTCGGCGAACGTCTGCACGTGACCGCCTCGGGTCAATTGCAGCACTCGCGGCGGCGGCGCAGCTTGATACAGTCGGATGCCATTGGAAAGAGGCACGAGCGGATCGTCGATGCTGTGGTAGATCAGCTTTGGCACGCCATTGAGCTGCGGCATCGAGTTGATCGCGCTGTCCGAGTCCGGCACCAGCCAGGACAACGGCACCTGAAACGGCCAGGTCATCCACGACGTACTCAGCGCAAACCGCCCGACATCCCGGTAACTGGCCGGCACACCGTCGAGGACCAGCGCCTTGAGCTGGCGCTGACGCTCGGGGTGTTCAACCAGATAATGCACGGCCAGCGCACCGCCAAGGCTCTGGCCCAGGACGATCAACGGTTTGCCCTGAACGTCGGGCGCCTGGTCCAGCCATTTGAATGCTGCGTCGATGTCCTGATAGATCGCCGGCAGGCTGGGTTTACCCTGCGACAGTCCATACCCGCGATAGTCCACCAGCAGCACCTGGTAACCCTGCTTCGGTAGCCACCAACTGGCCCCCAGATGCCCGGCGAGATTCCCGCCATTACCGTGCAAGTGCAGCACCGTGCCCTTGACTGCTACACCTTTTTTGGCCGGCAGCCACCAACCGCTGAGTTTCACGCCATCGGCGGTGGTCAGGCTGACGTCATGGTATTCAAGCCCGGCTTTGCGCGGGGTAAACGGTAGACCGGGATCGGGGTAGAACAGCAAGGAGCTGCAGCCGCCGAGGGTCAGGAGAAGGCAAAGGATGCCGAGGATTCTCATCCGTTGAAGCCTCGCAATTAACGATCAGTGTTACAGGATATTCGAGTAATCCGCTTCGATCCGGTCCAGGCTCAGGTGGTTGAGGAAGTTGGAGAAACACATCCAGGCCGACAAGGCGTTCATGTCACGGAACTGGTCCGGCAGATACTTGGGCGGCTCCACCAGACCTTCATCCACCAACTGACGCAGGGTTCGCATGTCTTCCAAAGTGGTTTTGCCGCAAAACAGCAAAGGGATCTGCTCAAGCTTGCCTTTACGCACGGCCAACTGAATGTAGTTGTAAACCATGATAAAGCCCTTGAGGTAGGACAAGTCTTTGGTAAATGGCAGACCATTTGGCACCGAACCACGGAAAACCCGGCTGGTATTGCTATAACTTTCAGCCATCTCGAAGCCTTGTGCGCGGAAGAACTCAAAGACCTGCAAGAAGTCCGCGCCCTCCTCGACCATATGAATCGCACGAGTACGGTTAGTCAGTTTGCGCAAGCGACTCGGGTAGGACGCGAAGGTGATGATTTCCATCAGGATCGCCAGGCCTTCCTGGGTCACGGTCGAGGACGGTGGCCCCTTGGACAGGAAGGTGCAGATCGGCTGGTTAAGACCGTTAAGGGTGGTGCCGACATGCACCAGCCCTTCATGGACTTCCAGGGCGCGCACATCGCGTTCGTTGAACATCGCGTCAGCGCGGATCTTGATGTAGTCGGCACCGGCCGCCGCATCCGCGACGATGCCGTCGGACTCGAACACCCGAATGGTTTCCTCGGCTTCGCCAAAGACCTTGTTCAAGCGGGTTTGCAGCAAGTGCACCGCTTCTTTAGCGGTGAGAATCTTCGGCTCATCCTTGAGGTCGCCCCGGCCATCGATGTTGTTCAGGTAGTCGGACATCATCAAGCCGAGGTCGGCCAGGGTCGGGTCACCGGCGTGGAACGCATCGGACGCCGCGCCGTAAAGCTCCTGGGAGATCAACCCGAAATCTTCGGTGCCACGCGCTTCGAGCATCCGCACCACCATGCGGTATTCCTTGCACATGCGCCGCATGATCTGCCCGACCGGGTTGAACTGACCGAGCTGACGGGTGATGTCGCGTTCGATGTTCTGGAATTCCAGCTTCACTTTGCTGGAGTCGAAGGACAGCGGCCGATTGAGGTAGTAGTCGCGGTCCACGGCCGGCATTTCCTTGCCTTTGGCCTTGAGGAAACCCTTGCGGATGTTGTCGTCCCACTTGACCGCATCGAGTACCCGAATCGGCGTTTGCGCCAGCACTATGCGATCGGACAAGGTGCGTATCGTCTGCTGGTATTCGTCCACCCGGTGCTCCCTTTGAAAAATTGGACGGCTTGGCCTGGCTTGGCCTGGCTTGGCTTGGCGTAGGAGCTGCCGCAGGCTGCGATCTTTTGATCTTCTTTTTTGTACAGCAAGATCAAAAGATCGCAGCCTTCGGCAGCTCCTACAGGGATCGTGTTACACCGACGCCAGCACCAGGTGCATGTACCGCGTCAGGATGCCGAGCATCTCTTGCTCGGCCTGCGGCTCTGCGTCGTTGAGCAGGCCCTGATATTCCATCCGTCCGACAATCGCCGTCAACACCTTGGCATCCTGCTGCGGCTCTCGGGAACCCAATACCTGGAAAAGCTGGCAAGTGCCCTGCAAGAGAATTTGCTGATGCGAGCGCACCAACAGTGCCAGGCGCGGATTGAGCAACGCTTCCTGACGGAAGGCCTGCTCGGCCATCAAGTGCTCGCGGCGGTTGATCAATTGCCGCTGGACATAGTCCGCCATCAGCCGTGCTATATCGTCAGCCAACTGTGAGCGGGACTGGGGGCTGCCATCACCGCTGATGACCAACTCACGCAACAAGCCTTCGTTATTGGCCCACAACCTGGCCATGTAGGCGGCACTGCGTTCGACGTATTGAGCGAAGGTATCGGTAAGCAGGTCATCGATATCCTTGAAATAGTAAGTCGTCGCCGACAGCGGCACACCGGCTTCGGCGGCTATTGCACGGTGACGTACCGCACGGACACCGTCGCGCACGACGATGCGCATCGCCGCATCGAGAATTTCCTGTCGACGCTGCTCACTTCCCTGTCGACTGGCTTTGCGACCCTGGTATTGGACGCTTTCAGCGACCGCAGTGGCGATGCCAGCTGCTCCTTCTTGAGCAATTGCACGATTCACGACCGGTATTCCTCTCTAACGTCAAAAGTAACCAATTGATACGTTTGTACCAGACAGGCAATAAAAAGCCGCCTGTTATAGGCGGCTTTTTAATTGAAACATTTACGCTTGCGGCCGCATGTGCGGGAACAGGATCACATCGCGTATCGACGGTGAATTGGTCAGGAGCATCACCAGACGGTCGATACCGATACCTTCACCGGCGGTCGGCGGCATGCCGTACTCCAGCGCGCGAACAAAGTCAGCGTCGTAGTGCATGGCTTCGTCGTCGCCGGCGTCCTTGTCGGCCACCTGAGCCATGAAACGCTCGGCCTGGTCTTCCGCGTCGTTCAACTCGGAGTAGGCGTTGGCGATTTCGCGGCCACCGATGAACAGTTCGAAACGGTCAGTGACGTTCGGATTCTCGTCATTGCGGCGGGCCAGCGGCGACACTTCGAACGGGTACTGGGTGATGAAGTGCGGCTGTTCCAGCTTGTGCTCGACCAACTCTTCGAAAATCATCACCTGCAGCTTGCCCAGACCTTCGAAGCCCAGCACTTTGGCGCCGGCCTTCTTGGCGATGGCGCGGGCCTTGTCGATGTCGGTCAGGTCGTCAGCGGTCAGCTCCGGGTTGTACTTGAGGATCGAGTCGAACACCGAGAGACGCACGAACGGTTCGCCGAAGTGGAACACCTTGTCGCCGTAAGGCACGTCGGTGCTGCCCAGAACCAGCTGCGCCAGCTCACGGAACAGTTCTTCGGTCAGGTCCATGTTGTCTTCATAGTCGGCGTACGCCTGGTAGAACTCCAACATGGTGAATTCAGGGTTGTGACGAGTCGAGACACCTTCATTACGGAAGTTGCGGTTGATCTCGAACACCTTTTCAAACCCACCCACAACAAGCCGCTTGAGGTACAGCTCAGGCGCAATGCGCAAGAACATCCCCATGTCCAGCGCATTGTGGTGAGTCTCGAAAGGCTTGGCTGCCGCACCACCCGGAATGGTTTGCAGCATTGGGGTTTCGACTTCCAGGAAGTCACGCTTCATCAGAAAGCTGCGAATGTGCGCAATCACTTGCGAACGCACGCGGAAGGTCTGACGCACGTCTTCGTTGACGATCAGGTCAACATAACGCTGGCGATAGCGCTGCTCGGTGTCGGACAGGCCGTGGTGTTTGTCTGGCAGTGGGCGCAGGGATTTGGTCAACAAACGTACGTCAGTCATTTCAACGTACAGGTCGCCTTTGCCGGAACGGGCCAGGGTGCCTTCGGCAGCAATGATGTCGCCCAGGTCCCAGGTTTTCACCGCGGCCAGGGTTTCTTCGGACAGGGTTTTACGGTTGACGTAAACCTGAATGCGCCCGGACATGTCCTGGATCACCATGAACGAGCCACGGTTGAGCATGAGACGACCGGCAACCTTGACCGGGATCGCAGCGTCTGCCAGCTCTTCCTTGGTCTTGTCCGCGTACTGTTTCTGCAAATCTTCGCAGTAGGCGTCGCGGCGGAAGTCGTTGGGGAAGGCCTGCCCCTTGGTGCGCTCGGCAGCAAGCTTTTCCTTGCGCAGGGCGATCAGGGAGTTTTCTTCCTGTTGCAGGGCTTGCGGATCGAGTTCTAGGTCGCTCATGTCTTTAAAAATTCCATCACAGGTTCGTTGCCCCCGGCTTCGAGGGTTCGCGGGCTTCGCCACGCTCCTACAGGACCGTGGCGGCTTCGCAGATTTCCGGTGTTGCCTGATTACAGCCCTTGCTTGAGGCTGGCTACCAGATATTCGTCGATGTCGCCGTCGAGCACCTTGTCGCAGTCACTGCGTTCGACGTTAGTACGCAAATCCTTGATTCGCGACTGGTCGAGCACGTATGAGCGAATCTGGTGACCCCAGCCGATGTCCGACTTGGTGTCTTCCAGGGCTTGAGAGGCAGCGTTGCGTTTCTGCACTTCCTGCTCGTACAAGCGCGCCCGCAACATTTTCATCGCGGTGTCTTTGTTGGCGTGCTGGGAACGTTCGTTCTGGCAACTGACCACGGTGTTGCTCGGTACGTGGGTGATACGTACGGCCGAGTCTGTGGTGTTTACGTGCTGACCACCGGCACCCGAGGAGCGGTAGGTGTCGATGCGCAGGTCCGACGGGTTGATGTCGATTTCGATGTTGTCATCGATTTCCGGCGACACAAACACGGCCGAGAATGAGGTGTGACGACGGTTACCGGAGTCGTACGGGCTCTTGCGCACCAGGCGGTGCACGCCGATCTCGGTCCGCAGCCAGCCAAAGGCGTATTCACCCTTGATGTGCAGGGTTGCGCCTTTGATCCCGGCGACTTCACCGGCAGAGAGTTCCATGATGGTCGCGTCGAAACCGCGTTTGTCCGCCCAACGCAGGTACATGCGCAGCAGGATGTTGGCCCAGTCCTGGGCTTCGGTACCGCCGGAGCCGGCCTGGATGTCCAGGTAGGCGTTGTTGGCGTCCATCTCACCGCTGAACATGCGGCGGAATTCGAGTTTTTCCAGGGCCTCGCGCAGACGCTCGACTTCGGCAGCGACGTCATCGACGGCGGCCTGGTCTTCTTCTTCGGCGGACATCAGCAGCAGGTCCTTGGCGTCGGCAAGGCCGCTGTGCATCTGGTCGAGGGTTTCGACGATCTGCGCCAGCAGCGAGCGCTCGCGGCCCAGTTCCTGAGCGTACGACGGGTTGTTCCAGACATTCGGATCTTCAAGCTCGCGATTGACTTCGGTCAGACGCTCATGCTTTTGATCGTAGTCAAAGATACCCCCGAATAGTTTCGGAGCGCTCGGACAGGTCCTTGATACTGTTAAGGATCGGGTTGATTTCCATGGCGGGCAGCACTCGTTGGCGAACTTTTGAAAGCCGGCGAGTATAACGTAATCAAGCTGTCACGGCAGCCCGCCTGGCGGCTTTAGCGGTGAATGAACGCGTTGGTTCATTCGATGCCCACCTGATTGCGCCCATTGTTCTTCGCCAGGTACAACCCCTTGTCCGCCGCCGAGATCAATTGACGGCAATCCGTGCCCGATTGCGGGGTCATGGTCGAGAGGCCGATGCTGATGGTCAGGCTCGCACCTTCGGCCGGGCAAACATGCGGGATTTTCATTCCGGCCACGGTCTGCCGGAGTTTCTCCGCGACCAGACGCGCCCCGCCCGGCGAGGTATTGGGCAATACCAGGACGAACTCTTCACCGCCATAACGCGCCGGCAGATCGGAAGGACGGCTGCTGGCATTGCGGATCGCCGTGGCGACTTTGCGCAGGGCTTCGTCGCCTTCCAGGTGGCCGAAGCTGTCGTTGTACAACTTGAAATAGTCGACATCGATCATCAACAGCGACAGTTGCGTCTGCTCACGCAAGGCCCGGCGCCATTCCAGTTCGAGGTATTCGTCGAAATGGCGGCGGTTAGACAGGCCGGTCAGGCCGTCGGAGTTCATCAGGCGTTGCAGCACCAGGTTGGTGTCGAGCAACTGTTGTTGACTGACCCGCAGCGCCCGGTAAGCCGCGTCGCGCTGGATCAGGGTCATGTAGGAGCGCGAGTGATAACGAATGCGCGCTACCAGTTCGATGTTGTCCGGCAGCTTGACCAGGTAATCGTTGGCCCCCGCAGCAAACGCCGCGCTCTTGATCAGCGGGTCTTCCTTGGTCGAGAGCACAATGATCGGAATGTCCTTGGTCGCCGGGTGGTTGCGGTATTCGCGCACCAGTGACAGGCCGTCCAGACCGGGCATAACCAGGTCCTGCAGGATCACGGTCGGCTTGATACGAATCGCATGGGCGATGGCCTGGTGCGGATCGGCGCAAAAATGGAAGTCGATATTGTCTTCGTTTGCCAGCCCGCGGCGCACGGCTTCGCCGATCATCGCCTGATCGTCGACCAGCAGCACCATCGCGGCGTTTTCATCGGTTTTAAAGGCGTCGAGCTGTAAATCATCCATGTGCGGGCACCTGAGTCAGGCAAGTACAGCTGAAATAATGAGTCATCTTGCAAAGATCTCCAGCAATCGTGGCGCTATCTTATCCAACGGGCGAACTTCTACAGCGGCGTTGATGTCGGCGGCCGCTTTCGGCATGCCATAGACCGCACTGCTGCGCTGATCCTGAGCAATGGTCAGGTAGCCCCGCTGGCGCATTAATTTAAGTCCTTGGGCGCCGTCGCGCCCCATGCCGGTCAGCAGCACCCCTACTGCATCCCCGTTCCAGTAAGTGGCCACGCTTTCAAAAAAAACGTCGATCGAGGGTCGATAGATCTCGTTGACCGGCTCGGCGGTGTAGGCCAGCGTACCGTTCTTCAACAAACGGATATGGTGATTGGTGCCCGCCAGCAACACCGTCCCGCTTTGCGGCGGCTCGCCTTCCTGAGCCAGGCGTACATCCAGACCGCTGGCGCTGCCAAGCCATTCAGCCATACCTGCCGCGAATACCTGGTCAACATGCTGAACCAGTACGATGGCCGGCGCAAAATCGCGTGGCAGGCTCTTAAGCAAGATTTCCAGCGCCGCCGGCCCACCGGCAGAAGAACCGATGGCCACCAGGCTCTGGCGTTGCCCGGAGATACGAGGATGGGTCGGTGCTGATTGCACGCGGTTACCGCGTTCGCCGATCAGCCAGCCGATATTCATGATCTTGCGCAGCAGTGGCGCTGCAGCTTCTTTCGGACCACCTGCGCCGAGGGTCGGGGTATCAACCACATCCAGCGCGCCGTGGCCCATGGCCTCGAACACCCGGTGGACATTCTGCTG
It encodes:
- the prfB gene encoding peptide chain release factor 2 (programmed frameshift); its protein translation is MEINPILNSIKDLSERSETIRGYLDYDQKHERLTEVNRELEDPNVWNNPSYAQELGRERSLLAQIVETLDQMHSGLADAKDLLLMSAEEEDQAAVDDVAAEVERLREALEKLEFRRMFSGEMDANNAYLDIQAGSGGTEAQDWANILLRMYLRWADKRGFDATIMELSAGEVAGIKGATLHIKGEYAFGWLRTEIGVHRLVRKSPYDSGNRRHTSFSAVFVSPEIDDNIEIDINPSDLRIDTYRSSGAGGQHVNTTDSAVRITHVPSNTVVSCQNERSQHANKDTAMKMLRARLYEQEVQKRNAASQALEDTKSDIGWGHQIRSYVLDQSRIKDLRTNVERSDCDKVLDGDIDEYLVASLKQGL
- a CDS encoding response regulator, encoding MDDLQLDAFKTDENAAMVLLVDDQAMIGEAVRRGLANEDNIDFHFCADPHQAIAHAIRIKPTVILQDLVMPGLDGLSLVREYRNHPATKDIPIIVLSTKEDPLIKSAAFAAGANDYLVKLPDNIELVARIRYHSRSYMTLIQRDAAYRALRVSQQQLLDTNLVLQRLMNSDGLTGLSNRRHFDEYLELEWRRALREQTQLSLLMIDVDYFKLYNDSFGHLEGDEALRKVATAIRNASSRPSDLPARYGGEEFVLVLPNTSPGGARLVAEKLRQTVAGMKIPHVCPAEGASLTISIGLSTMTPQSGTDCRQLISAADKGLYLAKNNGRNQVGIE
- the lysS gene encoding lysine--tRNA ligase produces the protein MSDLELDPQALQQEENSLIALRKEKLAAERTKGQAFPNDFRRDAYCEDLQKQYADKTKEELADAAIPVKVAGRLMLNRGSFMVIQDMSGRIQVYVNRKTLSEETLAAVKTWDLGDIIAAEGTLARSGKGDLYVEMTDVRLLTKSLRPLPDKHHGLSDTEQRYRQRYVDLIVNEDVRQTFRVRSQVIAHIRSFLMKRDFLEVETPMLQTIPGGAAAKPFETHHNALDMGMFLRIAPELYLKRLVVGGFEKVFEINRNFRNEGVSTRHNPEFTMLEFYQAYADYEDNMDLTEELFRELAQLVLGSTDVPYGDKVFHFGEPFVRLSVFDSILKYNPELTADDLTDIDKARAIAKKAGAKVLGFEGLGKLQVMIFEELVEHKLEQPHFITQYPFEVSPLARRNDENPNVTDRFELFIGGREIANAYSELNDAEDQAERFMAQVADKDAGDDEAMHYDADFVRALEYGMPPTAGEGIGIDRLVMLLTNSPSIRDVILFPHMRPQA
- a CDS encoding chemotaxis response regulator protein-glutamate methylesterase, whose translation is MKIAIVNDMPMAVEALRRALTFEPAHELVWVARNGAEAVQRCAELTPDLILMDLIMPVMDGVEATRRIMAETPCAIVIVTVDRQQNVHRVFEAMGHGALDVVDTPTLGAGGPKEAAAPLLRKIMNIGWLIGERGNRVQSAPTHPRISGQRQSLVAIGSSAGGPAALEILLKSLPRDFAPAIVLVQHVDQVFAAGMAEWLGSASGLDVRLAQEGEPPQSGTVLLAGTNHHIRLLKNGTLAYTAEPVNEIYRPSIDVFFESVATYWNGDAVGVLLTGMGRDGAQGLKLMRQRGYLTIAQDQRSSAVYGMPKAAADINAAVEVRPLDKIAPRLLEIFAR